TTTTACTTCCTCAGAAATTGCCCGGGATTTACAGGAGTTATATCCTCTTTTAAAGTGCCTTTCTAACCTGGTTACAGAATTTATGAATAAATACAACCGTAAAAAGAGAAGTAGGTCACTGCTGGATTTTAATGATCTGGAACATTTCTGCCTGGAAATCCTTGTAAAACTGGATGGGAGAGGGAATATAAAGCCTACTGACATTGCTCTGGCATTAAGAGAAAAATATGATGAAATATTGATAGATGAGTACCAGGACAGCAATCTTGTCCAGGAGGTAATTCTTAAGGCTATTTCAAAGGAAGATGAAGGAAATCCCAATATTTTTATGGTGGGAGATGTTAAACAAAGTATTTACCGGTTCAGACAGGCAAGGCCGGAACTATTTATGGAAAAGTATTTAAGTTATTCCTGCGAAGAAGAAGCACAGCATTCAAAAAATGTCAGAATACTGCTTTATAAGAATTTTAGAAGCAGGGAAGCAATTGTTAACGGAGTAAACTATATTTTTAGACAAATTATGTCCCGGCACATAGGAGAACTGGATTATACACAGGAGGAAGCATTAAACTATGGAGCATTGTACCCTCCAGCAGAAAATGAAGATTGTATTGACCGTAAGATAGAATTGCATATTATGGATACTGAAGGAACGGAATTCTTTAATTCCCATGAATCTGACTCAGATTCCCACGAATCAGATGAGCAGGAAACAATAAATGGATACGAGCAGGAGTCCTTTGATGACTTTTCTGAGGGAACGATGGAAGATGAGACTTACCAGCAGGAAGAAAGACTGGATAATATCCAATTGGAAGCCAGAATGGTAGGAAAAAGAATAAAGGATCTGGTAAATGGAAATCTGATGGTTTTTGATAATAGTATAAAACAATATAGGAAAGTCCAGTACAGGGATATAGTTATACTTTTACGTACTACAAAAAACTGGTCTGAAGTTTTTGTTGAAGAGCTGGAGAATATGGGAATACCAGTCTTTGCAGATACCGGAACTGGCTATTTCAAGACTGTGGAAGTACAGACGGTAATGTCGCTTTTGCAGATAATTGACAATCCAATGCAGGATATACCATTCCTTACTGTCCTGCGTTCTCCCATAGGAATGTTTTCGCCGGAAGAACTGGCGGAAATAAGGATGGTTGATGTTAAATCAACTTTTTATGAAGTTATGAAAAAATATTGTGGACCAGAAGAAATCTCTTGTGTTCAGGATACAGGAAAGCCGGACGAAAGAGGACAATTAGCCGATGAATTATTGAAGGAAAAGGTCAGAAACTTTCTAGAGAAGCTAAATTCCTGGAGAGATATATCCCTTCACCTTTCAACTGACGAATTAATCTGGTTTTTGTATACCGAAACAGGTTATTACAGCTTTGTTGGAACATTGCCGGGGGGAGAAGTGAGACAGGCTAACCTGAGGATACTTTTTGAAAGAGCAAGGCAGTTCGAGGAAACCAGCTATAAAGGGCTATTTAATTTTGTTAATTTTATTGACAGGTTAAAAAGCAGGGGTGGAGACTTCGGAAGCGCCATGCTTCTGGGAGAGAATGACAATCTGGTTAGAATAATGAGCATACATAAAAGTAAAGGCCTGGAATTTCCTGTGGTTTTTGTTTCCGGCTGCGGTAAAAAGTTTAATATGCAGGACATGAAGGATGCCATACTTATTCACCAGGATTTGGGCTTTGGGCCGGATTATATAGATGCAGAAAAGCGAATTTATTATGCCACAGTTCCCAAACAGGCAATAAAAAGCAAAATAAAGCTGGAAACCCTTTCCGAGGAGATGAGGATACTTTATGTGGCCTTAACCAGAGCAAAGGAAAAACTTATTATTACCGGATATGTTAAGAATATTGAAAAGACAGCTGCAGCCTGGGCTTGGGCTTTAGAAAGCAGCCACGATAAACTTCCGGTTTATATGATATCAAGAGCAAACTGTTTTCTCGACTGGATCGGTCCCGCAGTCATAAGGCACCCTGATTCTATTGCCTTAAGGCAAGTTGCAGGATGTATAGGGAATATGCCGGAAAGTATGACAGAAAACATGACAAAAAATTTATCAAGTCCAATAACTTTAAATCCAGAAGGTGATATGGCTTGCTCTAAAGGTGAAAGAATTATGCATGATGCTTCCGGCTGGGAGATAAGATTATGGAACAGAGACAGTGTTTTGGAGAGGGCCTGGGATAGTGAGACGGCGGAAAGCTTGGCGGATACGAATAATGCAAACTCTGAAGAAAATATTAACTATGAGGAAATAAAAAAGAAACTTTCCTGGGAGTATCCCTATAAAATATTGTCCGGTATACCTGCAAAAGTTTCGGTCACTGAACTCAAGAGAATGTTAAACGAAAATAAAACTGAAACCTATGAAGGGATAGAATTGATAAAGCCTTCAATAATAAGAAAGCCGGTATTTCTTCAGGAAACCAGAGGTTTAAGTGCAGCCGAGAAAGGTACCATACTGCATTTTGTTATGCAGCACCTGGATATAAGTAAAGTTGACTCGAAAGAGGATATTAAAGAACAAATAAACAATATGGTATCTAAAGAATTTATTACACAGCAGCAAGCTGATACAGTGGATGTGGATAAAATATTAAGATTTTTT
This sequence is a window from Clostridiaceae bacterium. Protein-coding genes within it:
- the addA gene encoding helicase-exonuclease AddAB subunit AddA, translated to MSDSKWTPQQLEAITRKNCNLLVAAAAGAGKTAVLVERIIRKITNAENPVDIDRLLVVTFTNAAATEMKERIGEALAKLLESCTDAPKIHRQLMYLNKSSITTIHSFCLEVIKNNFHCIDLDPDFRVADETEATLLKLETLEELFEEKYETENSDSLFYKLLDCYGNRKDDRGLKNIVINLYDFIQSHPWPLIWLEKNTEAFNISNDMDFSNTIWGKAIINGIYIDIAGLAEMTNKALKILETAEGLEAYYSCFSEDADNLEKLKDMCLCSSWDKLYEEFRNFKFGKLSRCGKNADKSAQEEVKAIRDKIKKGVKKITEQYFSFTSSEIARDLQELYPLLKCLSNLVTEFMNKYNRKKRSRSLLDFNDLEHFCLEILVKLDGRGNIKPTDIALALREKYDEILIDEYQDSNLVQEVILKAISKEDEGNPNIFMVGDVKQSIYRFRQARPELFMEKYLSYSCEEEAQHSKNVRILLYKNFRSREAIVNGVNYIFRQIMSRHIGELDYTQEEALNYGALYPPAENEDCIDRKIELHIMDTEGTEFFNSHESDSDSHESDEQETINGYEQESFDDFSEGTMEDETYQQEERLDNIQLEARMVGKRIKDLVNGNLMVFDNSIKQYRKVQYRDIVILLRTTKNWSEVFVEELENMGIPVFADTGTGYFKTVEVQTVMSLLQIIDNPMQDIPFLTVLRSPIGMFSPEELAEIRMVDVKSTFYEVMKKYCGPEEISCVQDTGKPDERGQLADELLKEKVRNFLEKLNSWRDISLHLSTDELIWFLYTETGYYSFVGTLPGGEVRQANLRILFERARQFEETSYKGLFNFVNFIDRLKSRGGDFGSAMLLGENDNLVRIMSIHKSKGLEFPVVFVSGCGKKFNMQDMKDAILIHQDLGFGPDYIDAEKRIYYATVPKQAIKSKIKLETLSEEMRILYVALTRAKEKLIITGYVKNIEKTAAAWAWALESSHDKLPVYMISRANCFLDWIGPAVIRHPDSIALRQVAGCIGNMPESMTENMTKNLSSPITLNPEGDMACSKGERIMHDASGWEIRLWNRDSVLERAWDSETAESLADTNNANSEENINYEEIKKKLSWEYPYKILSGIPAKVSVTELKRMLNENKTETYEGIELIKPSIIRKPVFLQETRGLSAAEKGTILHFVMQHLDISKVDSKEDIKEQINNMVSKEFITQQQADTVDVDKILRFFKSPLGKRVRSAEVIKREVPFNIEISAASIVSALKDSYSLSEISDNERKILKSETILLQGIIDCFFEEEEEIVLLDYKTDYVDDGNMEEIKKKYKEQIQFYQEALERITGKKVKEKYLYIFSKNAAIEY